Proteins from a single region of Penaeus monodon isolate SGIC_2016 chromosome 29, NSTDA_Pmon_1, whole genome shotgun sequence:
- the LOC119592162 gene encoding claw keratin-like isoform X4 has protein sequence MNSLSMIVALAVVASCLVGWASAMPEPYALADADAEAVPDAVPKADAEADPHFGFRGFGRGYGGFGGFGRGYGGFGGFGRGYGGYGGFGRGYGGHFGRGFW, from the coding sequence CTGTCGATGATCGTGGCCCTTGCTGTGGTCGCTTCCTGCCTGGTGGGCTGGGCCAGCGCCATGCCTGAGCCTTACGCCTTAGCTGACGCCGACGCTGAAGCTGTCCCCGACGCTGTTCCTAAAGCTGACGCTGAGGCCGATCCTCACTTTGGATTTAGAGGCTTCGGAAGAGGTTATGGGGGTTTCGGAGGCTTCGGAAGAGGTTATGGGGGTTTCGGAGGCTTCGGAAGAGGTTATGGGGGTTATGGAGGCTTCGGAAGAGGTTATGGAGGTCACTTCGGTCGCGGCTTCTGGTAA